In one window of Microtus pennsylvanicus isolate mMicPen1 chromosome 2, mMicPen1.hap1, whole genome shotgun sequence DNA:
- the Zcrb1 gene encoding zinc finger CCHC-type and RNA-binding motif-containing protein 1: MSGGLAPSKSTVYVSNLPFSLTNNDLYRIFSKYGKVVKVTIMKDKDTRKSKGVAFILFLDKDSALNCTRAINNKQLFGRVIKASIAIDNGRAAEFIRRRNYFDKSKCYECGESGHLSYACPKNMLGEREPPKKKEKKKKKKVPEPEEEVEEVEVSEEEGEDPALDSLSQAIAFQQAKIEEEQNRWRASPGGPSASDDSRRPRIKKSTYFSDEEELSD, translated from the exons ATGAGTGGTGGCTTGGCTCCAAGTAAGAGCACGGTTTATGTATCCAACTTGCCCTTCTCCCTGACGAACAATGATTTATACAGG ATATTTTCCAAGTATGGAAAAGTTGTGAA GGTTACTATAATGAAAGACAAAGACACGAGGAAGAGTAAAggtgttgcatttattttgtttttggataAAGATTCTGCCTTAAACTGCACCAGAGCAATAAATAACAAACAG TTATTTGGTAGAGTAATAAAGGCAAGCATTGCTATTGATAATGGAAGAGCAGCTGAGTTCATCCGACGGCGAAACTACTTTGATAAATCTAAGTGTTATGAGTGTGGG gAAAGTGGACACTTAAGTTATGCCTGTCCTAAAAACATGCTTGGAGAACGTGAGCCtcccaagaagaaagaaaagaagaagaagaagaaagttccTGAACCAGAAGAGGAGGT TGAGGAAGTTGAAGTGagtgaagaagaaggggaagatcCGGCTCTGGACAGTCTCAGTCAGGCCATAGCGTTTCAG CAAGCCAAGATTGAAGAGGAGCAAAACAGATGGAGAGCCAGTCCAGGGGGTCCCTCAGCCTCCGATGACTCCAGACGACCAAGGATAAAGAAAAGCACATATTTCAGTGATGAAGAAGAACTTAGtgattaa